GGACGAAGAAATCAGTTGGATCCTAAAACGTATGGGCTTGAGTACACGTACACGTGACGTTGAGTTCGAAAAAGGCGAGAACGTTACAATCGTCGAAGGAGCATTCAATGGTCTTTCTGGTGTTGTTGAAGAAGTCGACTCTGAAAAAGGTAAGTTGAAAGTGTTGATCGAGATGTTCGGTCGCGAGACAATTGCTGAATTAGAGTATGAACAAGTCGATAAAATAAATTAATTTTTTAAAAGTGTTGACAGGTGTGCAGATACTTGTTAGAATTCACAGGTGCGTTTAGTATGCACAGGGAATGTGTGGGAGGGGAAATCTTAATCCCCATTAAACCACATCACGAACAATCAAGGAGGTATGTATCGTGGCTAAAAAAGTTATGAAGTTAGTTAAGTTGCAAATTCCTGCAGGTAAGGCATCTCCAGCTCCGCCAGTAGGTCCAGCTCTAGGTCAAGCGGGTGTAAACATCATGGGATTCTGTAAAGAATTCAATGCTCGTACGCAAGATCAAGCAGGTATGATTATTCCTGTAGTGATTACTGTATTTGAAGACCGTTCATTTACATTCATTACAAAAACTCCACCAGCTCCAGTTCTATTGAAGAAAGCTGCTGGCTTGGATAAAGCATCAGGTGAACCAAACAAAAACAAAGTTGGTTCTGTAACTCGTGCACAAGTACAAGAAATCGCTGAAACTAAAATGACAGATTTGAATGCAGCAGACGTAGAAGCTGCTATGCGTATGGTCGAAGGTACTGCTCGCTCAATGGGTATTACTGTTCAAGACTAATTCAATTAAGCAGCTTCTCATGGAACCTTATGCTCTCATGAAAGCAGAGGTTACCAGTGGGAGGTAAAACCGTTAAGACCACAATCAAGGAGGATAAATCATGGCTAAAAAAGGTAAACTATTCCTTGCTGCTTCTGAAAAAGTAGAAAAAGGAACACACTATTCTGCTGCTGATGCTGTTGCATTGGTAAAAGAAATCGACTTCGCTAAATTTGATGCAACGATTGAAGTTGCATACCGTCTAGGAATCGACACTCGTAAAAACGATCAACAAATCCGTGGTGCAGTAGTATTGCCACACGGTACAGGTAAAACACAACGCGTATTAGTATTTGCAAAAGGTGAAAAAGCTAAAGAAGCTGAAGCAGCTGGAGCAGATTTCGTAGGCGAAAACGAATTGGCTGAAAAAATCCAAGGCGGATGGTTCGACTTTGACGTTATCGTTGCTACACCTGATATGATGGGTACTGTAGGACGCTTGGGTCGCGTATTGGGACCTAAAGGCCTAATGCCTAACCCTAAAACAGGTACAGTTACTATGGACGTAGCTAAAGCTGTTGAAGAAATCAAAGCTGGTAAAGTAACTTACCGTGCTGACAAACAAGGGAACATCCATGTTCCAATCGGTAAAGTATCATTCGACAACGAAAAATTGGTGGAAAACTTCCAAACAATTCACGATGTTGTTGTTCGTGCGAAACCATCTGCAGCTAAAGGTACATACATCAAAAACTTGAGTGTAGCATCTACATTCGGACCTGGTGTTAAAGTTGACCCAACAACTGTAGCAAAATAATTTTATAAAGCATCTTGACCTTGGTGGTTATCTTTGCTATAATCATCAAGGTTAATATATGTCTTACCGAAGACAGTAGGGGGCTTAGGCCATAATATTCCTACCGAGGAAGAATCCAGTTGAGAATTACACGGATCCTCTATGTCTAGGTGGCATAGAGTTTTTTGTTTTTTACAGAAAATTCTATTCAGAAACTTAGGAGGTGAACGATAAGATGAGTGAAGCTGCTATCGCTAAAAAACAAGAACTTGTAGCTATTGCTACTGGCAAACTACAAGAATCTGCTTCTGTTGTAGTGGTTGATTACTTAGGTCTTACTGTTGCTGAGGTGACAGAACTAAGAAAACAACTACGTGAAGCTGGCGTTGAAATGCAAGTTTTGAAAAACTCTGTAATTTCTCGTGCTGCAATTGCTGCAGGACTAGAAGGTATGGACGCTATTTTCAAAGGCCCAACAGCAGTTGCTTTCAGTAGCGAAGATGTTGTAGCACCAGCAAAAATTATTGCTGAGTTTGCTAAAACAGCTGCGAAACTAGAAATCAAAGGTGGCGTTATCGAGGGTAAAGTTTCTACGAAAGAAGAAATCGAAGCTCTTGCTAAACTACCAAACCGCGAAGGAATGTTGTCAATGCTATTATCAGTATTGCAAGCACCTATGCGCAACTTTGCATTGGCTGTCAAAGCTGTATCCGAAAAAGATGCTGCTTAATCGCATGCTAATTGCATCGTGAACACAGATTTATCTATTAAAAAAATATACTAATATAAACGGAGGAAATTATAATGGCATTGAATGTTGAACAAATTATTGCTGATATTAAAGAAGCAACAGTTCTAGAATTAAACGACTTAGTTAAAGCAATCGAAGAAGAGTTTGGAGTAACTGCTGCAGCTCCTGTAGCTGCTGCTGGTGGCGCTGGTGAAGCTGCTGCTGAAGAGCAAACAGAATTCAACGTTGAGTTGACTTCAGCTGGAGACAGCAAAATCAAAGTAATCAAAGCTGTACGTGAAGCTACAGGTCTTGGCTTGAAAGAAGCTAAAGGTCTAGTTGATGGCGCTCCTGGCGTAATCAAAGAAGGCGTATCTAAAGAAGAAGCAGAAGCTTTGAAAGCTGCTCTTGAAGAAGTAGGCGCAACAGTAACACTTAAATAATCTCGTTTCTAAAAACTTGAAGGCTGGAACATGTGTTCCGGCCTTTCTTTTTGTAAAAGGAGTGATAGTATGTCAGATCATTACTACACAAAAAACCCATCTATTCAAAGTGACGAGGCAACGTGGACATTCCCTTTACTGGGTAAGAATTTCCAGTTTACATCGGATGCCGGTGTCTTTTCAAAAAATACGGTCGACTTTGGTTCTCGCTTGTTGATTGATTCTTTCGGCTATCCAGAAACAGTAACCGGTCCAATCTTGGATGTTGGCTGTGGATACGGTCCAATCGGATTGGCTTTGGCCGCTGCTAACCCGGATATTACAGTTGAAATGGTTGATGTAAACGAACGCGCGATGCAACTTGCGAAGCGCAATGCAGAAGCCAATCAGGTTAAGAACATCAAAATTTATTCATCATCTATTTATGAAAATGTCGAAGGCTCTAATCGTTTTGCAGCGATTGTTACCAACCCGCCTATTCGTGCTGGTAAAGAAACCGTCCATGCTATCTTGACTCAAGCTTATGAGTATCTGATGCCAGGCGGCACACTGACAGCCGTCATCCAGAAGAAACAAGGAGCGCCAAGTGCTCAAAAGAGGATGACTGAGATTTTCAATAATGCAGATGTTATTGCTCGTGATAAAGGGTACTGGATCATTCAAAGTACAAAAGAAAACGAAGCTTGACATAATCAGTTAAAATACGTATAATATGTAATACTGTAGACGCATAAGAAATGAATAGAAGAATGCGATTGAAATATTGTCCAACCGCGTTTTTCCGGCAAAAAACAAAAGACAGAGAACATTTTCCCAGGAAATTGCATCGTTCTTTTGGTTTTTTTTTGCCAAAAAACATAGTTTTACAGTCACTTGTTAGATATATGTAACATTTGTAACAGAATTGTAATATATAACTTGCGTCAAATTTATGAGGGGTGAAGAAGTTGTTAGGACATAATGTCAATTACGGTAAACACCGTACCCGCAGAAGTTATTCACGAATCAGTGAAGTATTGGAACTTCCCAACCTGATTGAACTTCAAACGGATTCGTATAAGTGGTTCTTGGATAAAGGACTAAAAGAAATGTTTGCGGATATTTCTCCGATTGAAGATCATACAGGTAACTTAGCTTTGGAATTCTTGGATTACGAACTACAAACGCCTAAGTATACTGTTTCAGAAGCACGTCAACACGATGCTAACTATTCAGCACCTATTTATGTAAAACTACGTCTGATTAACAAAGAGACGGGCGAAATCAAAGACCAAGAAGTATTCTTTGGTGATTTCCCGCTTATGACAGACATGGGTACATTCGTTATTAATGGGGCAGAGCGTGTTATTGTATCGCAATTAGTACGTTCACCTGGTGTGTACTACCACAACAAGATCGACAAAAACGGTAAAGAAACATTTGGTAACACAATGATTCCTAACCGTGGTGCGTGGATGGAATTCGAAACAGATGCAAAAGATATTTCTTACGTGCGTATCGACCGTACAAGAAAGATTCCTTTGACTGTTTTAATTCGTGCACTAGGATTTGGTTCTGATGACCAAATCTTCGAAATCTTTGGGAATAACGACAGCTTGAAATTGACAGCTGAGAAAGATGTTCACAAAGTTTCTTCAGACTCACGTGTTGAAGAAGGCTTGAAAGACGTTTACGAACGTCTGCGTCCAGGCGAACCTAAAACAGCGGAAAGCTCACGTAACTTGCTTTACGCACGTTTCTTCGACCCAAGACGTTATGACTTGGCTCCAGTTGGTCGCTACAAGTTAAACAAAAAACTAAACATCAAAACAAGACTATACAACCAAATCCTTGCTGAAACATTGGTAGACCCTGAAACAGGCGAAATCATTGCTGAAAAAGGAACAGAATTGAACCGTGAAGTAATGGATAGATTAGTTCCATATTTGGACAACGGTCTAAACGAAGTTATTTTACAACCATCTGAAGATGGTGTGGTTGTAGAACCCGTTCGTATTCAAGTTGTAAAAGTTTATTCACAAGTGGATCCTGAAAAAGAAGTCAACATCATCGGTAACGGCGAAGTAGACACTGAAATCAAGAACCTGACAACAGCTGACGTATTTGCTTCTATTAACTACTTCTTCAACTTGTATGAAGGATTAGGAAACAAAGACGATATCGACCACTTAGGTAACCGTCGTATCCGTTCAGTTGGTGAGTTACTACAAAACCAATTCCGTATTGGTCTATCCCGTATGGAGCGTGTGGTACGTGAAAGAATGTCTATCCAAGATATTTCTACTGTAACGCCACAACAATTGATTAACATCCGTCCAGTTGTTGCTTCAATCAAAGAATTCTTTGGTTCTTCACAACTATCACAGTTCATGGACCAACAAAACCCATTGAGTGAGTTGACGCACAAACGTCGTCTATCTGCTCTTGGACCCGGTGGTTTGACACGTGATCGTGCCGGCTATGAAGTTCGTGACGTTCACTATTCTCACTACGGCCGTATGTGTCCGATTGAAACACCTGAGGGACCAAACATCGGTTTGATTAACAGTTTGTCATCTTATGCGAAGATTAACGAGTACGGTTTTATCGAAACACCTTACCGTCGTGTTGACTGGAGTACGCATAAAGTTACAGACACAATTGATTACTTAACTGCTGACGAGGAAGATAACTTCGTTGTTGCACAAGCAAACTCAGTCTTGAATGAAGACGGAAGTTTTGCAAATGACATCGTTATGGCTCGTTACATCCATGACAACTTAGAAGTACCTGTAGAACGCGTTGACTACAT
This genomic interval from Jeotgalibaca porci contains the following:
- the rplK gene encoding 50S ribosomal protein L11, which translates into the protein MAKKVMKLVKLQIPAGKASPAPPVGPALGQAGVNIMGFCKEFNARTQDQAGMIIPVVITVFEDRSFTFITKTPPAPVLLKKAAGLDKASGEPNKNKVGSVTRAQVQEIAETKMTDLNAADVEAAMRMVEGTARSMGITVQD
- the rplJ gene encoding 50S ribosomal protein L10, with the translated sequence MSEAAIAKKQELVAIATGKLQESASVVVVDYLGLTVAEVTELRKQLREAGVEMQVLKNSVISRAAIAAGLEGMDAIFKGPTAVAFSSEDVVAPAKIIAEFAKTAAKLEIKGGVIEGKVSTKEEIEALAKLPNREGMLSMLLSVLQAPMRNFALAVKAVSEKDAA
- the rpoB gene encoding DNA-directed RNA polymerase subunit beta encodes the protein MLGHNVNYGKHRTRRSYSRISEVLELPNLIELQTDSYKWFLDKGLKEMFADISPIEDHTGNLALEFLDYELQTPKYTVSEARQHDANYSAPIYVKLRLINKETGEIKDQEVFFGDFPLMTDMGTFVINGAERVIVSQLVRSPGVYYHNKIDKNGKETFGNTMIPNRGAWMEFETDAKDISYVRIDRTRKIPLTVLIRALGFGSDDQIFEIFGNNDSLKLTAEKDVHKVSSDSRVEEGLKDVYERLRPGEPKTAESSRNLLYARFFDPRRYDLAPVGRYKLNKKLNIKTRLYNQILAETLVDPETGEIIAEKGTELNREVMDRLVPYLDNGLNEVILQPSEDGVVVEPVRIQVVKVYSQVDPEKEVNIIGNGEVDTEIKNLTTADVFASINYFFNLYEGLGNKDDIDHLGNRRIRSVGELLQNQFRIGLSRMERVVRERMSIQDISTVTPQQLINIRPVVASIKEFFGSSQLSQFMDQQNPLSELTHKRRLSALGPGGLTRDRAGYEVRDVHYSHYGRMCPIETPEGPNIGLINSLSSYAKINEYGFIETPYRRVDWSTHKVTDTIDYLTADEEDNFVVAQANSVLNEDGSFANDIVMARYIHDNLEVPVERVDYMDVSPKQVVAVATACIPFLENDDSNRALMGANMQRQAVPLINPKAPLVGTGMEYVAAHDSGAALLCENDGVVEYLDASEIRIRRDNGTLDKYPVIKFQRSNAGSCYNQRPIVRVGERVEKGDIMADGPSMEDGEMALGQNILVAFMTWEGYNYEDAVIMNERLVKDDVYTSIHIEEYESEARDTKLGPEEITREIPNVGEDALKDLDERGIIRIGAEVRDGDILVGKVTPKGVTELSAEERLLHAIFGEKAREVRDTSLRVPHGGGGIVHDVKVFTREAGDELSPGVNLLVRVYIVQKRKINEGDKMAGRHGNKGVVSRIMPEEDMPYLPDGTPVDIMLNPLGVPSRMNIGQVLELHMGMAARELGIYIASPVFDGANEEDVWGTVEEAGMAKDAKTILYDGRTGEPFDNRVSVGIMYYLKLSHMVDDKLHARSTGPYSLVTQQPLGGKAQFGGQRFGEMEVWALEAYGAAYTLQEILTYKSDDVVGRVKTYEAIVKGEPIPKPGVPESFRVLVKELQALGLDMKVLDENREEIELRDMDDEDEVVNFERLNKQTEVKKDDTEGQRG
- a CDS encoding class I SAM-dependent methyltransferase — translated: MSDHYYTKNPSIQSDEATWTFPLLGKNFQFTSDAGVFSKNTVDFGSRLLIDSFGYPETVTGPILDVGCGYGPIGLALAAANPDITVEMVDVNERAMQLAKRNAEANQVKNIKIYSSSIYENVEGSNRFAAIVTNPPIRAGKETVHAILTQAYEYLMPGGTLTAVIQKKQGAPSAQKRMTEIFNNADVIARDKGYWIIQSTKENEA
- the rplL gene encoding 50S ribosomal protein L7/L12: MALNVEQIIADIKEATVLELNDLVKAIEEEFGVTAAAPVAAAGGAGEAAAEEQTEFNVELTSAGDSKIKVIKAVREATGLGLKEAKGLVDGAPGVIKEGVSKEEAEALKAALEEVGATVTLK
- the rplA gene encoding 50S ribosomal protein L1; its protein translation is MAKKGKLFLAASEKVEKGTHYSAADAVALVKEIDFAKFDATIEVAYRLGIDTRKNDQQIRGAVVLPHGTGKTQRVLVFAKGEKAKEAEAAGADFVGENELAEKIQGGWFDFDVIVATPDMMGTVGRLGRVLGPKGLMPNPKTGTVTMDVAKAVEEIKAGKVTYRADKQGNIHVPIGKVSFDNEKLVENFQTIHDVVVRAKPSAAKGTYIKNLSVASTFGPGVKVDPTTVAK